One genomic region from Pseudomonas sp. R5-89-07 encodes:
- a CDS encoding inorganic triphosphatase — MQKETEIKLRVSRETLAALREHPLLKKRNKSGWERRELMNQYFDTPERDLAQAKVALRLRKDGDDIIQTLKTRGQSVAGLSERNEYNWELPKAKLDVKKLDGECWPEQLAELDKKTLKPIFTTDFVRERAEIAWGRGKAKVVIEAALDLGHVVVGKQKEEICELELELREGEPAALLELAAELAATLALMPCDISKAERGYRLHDASSYSLSLPAPQIHAEMPLDDAFAAIMWHLLGSSQRLAEQYRFNGHWRLLQDWVENLGELRAMIGSLGQAAPRQSTSELRSALDALLEDWRPLVQAGDDDEDIRKAAPEQFAEELQDVRWGLFSLNTSRWLLARTWTAERNVRGNRQGGAQITNWLPRLLADDAVALQLQRYQQQPEDLAEQLPRIERIQAWLHHARQVVEIPELDRLYGELNKLAHLANQPITDESLDARMHQAIAVYQNRAWKMLLRL, encoded by the coding sequence ATGCAGAAAGAAACCGAAATCAAGCTCCGCGTCAGCCGCGAAACACTCGCCGCGCTGCGTGAGCACCCGCTACTGAAAAAACGCAACAAAAGTGGCTGGGAACGCCGTGAGTTGATGAACCAGTACTTCGACACCCCCGAACGCGACCTGGCCCAAGCCAAGGTGGCCCTGCGCCTGCGCAAGGACGGTGACGACATCATCCAGACCCTCAAGACCCGCGGCCAGAGCGTCGCCGGCTTGTCGGAACGTAACGAATACAACTGGGAACTGCCCAAAGCCAAGCTCGACGTGAAGAAACTCGACGGCGAATGCTGGCCCGAGCAACTGGCCGAGCTGGACAAAAAGACCCTCAAGCCGATCTTTACCACCGACTTCGTGCGCGAACGCGCCGAAATCGCCTGGGGTCGCGGCAAGGCCAAGGTAGTGATCGAAGCCGCCCTGGACCTGGGCCATGTGGTGGTCGGCAAGCAGAAGGAAGAAATCTGCGAGCTGGAACTGGAACTGCGCGAAGGCGAACCGGCCGCCCTGCTGGAACTGGCCGCCGAGCTGGCTGCGACCCTGGCGCTGATGCCGTGCGATATCAGCAAGGCTGAACGTGGCTATCGCCTGCATGACGCCAGCAGCTATTCCTTGAGCTTGCCGGCACCGCAGATCCACGCCGAAATGCCGTTGGACGATGCCTTCGCCGCAATCATGTGGCACCTGCTGGGCAGCAGCCAGCGCCTGGCCGAACAATATCGCTTCAATGGCCACTGGCGCCTGCTGCAGGATTGGGTCGAGAACCTCGGCGAATTGCGCGCCATGATCGGCAGCCTCGGCCAGGCCGCGCCGCGTCAGTCCACCAGCGAGCTGCGCAGTGCTTTGGACGCGTTGCTGGAAGACTGGCGCCCGCTGGTGCAGGCCGGTGACGACGATGAAGACATTCGCAAAGCCGCACCTGAACAGTTCGCTGAAGAACTGCAGGACGTGCGCTGGGGCCTGTTCTCCCTGAACACCTCACGCTGGCTGCTGGCCCGCACCTGGACCGCCGAGCGCAACGTGCGTGGCAACCGCCAGGGTGGCGCGCAGATCACCAACTGGCTGCCGCGCCTGCTGGCCGACGACGCCGTCGCCTTGCAACTGCAGCGCTACCAGCAGCAGCCGGAAGACCTGGCCGAGCAATTGCCGCGTATCGAACGCATCCAGGCCTGGCTGCACCATGCGCGTCAGGTGGTGGAAATCCCGGAACTGGACCGTTTGTACGGCGAACTGAACAAGTTGGCGCACCTGGCTAACCAGCCGATTACCGATGAGTCGCTGGATGCGCGGATGCATCAGGCGATTGCGGTTTATCAGAATCGTGCCTGGAAGATGCTTCTGCGCCTGTAA